A single window of Aphidius gifuensis isolate YNYX2018 linkage group LG1, ASM1490517v1, whole genome shotgun sequence DNA harbors:
- the LOC122855828 gene encoding uncharacterized protein LOC122855828, whose amino-acid sequence MESPAVYLDLTTDYSTEGFLAAFKRFVGRRGRREKLFSDCGTNFVSADAESKRHSKSASKEAKDLATLLARDGTNWGFTPPGSPHSSGKWESVVRSAKHHFKRVIGDHKFTYEHFRTFLTQVECLLNSRPSFPMTDDPEDLQALTPGHFLVGELQNAVPKPSVLDVPDNRLNK is encoded by the coding sequence ATGGAATCACCAGCAGTTTATCTTGATTTAACTACTGATTATTCAACTGAGGGATTCTTAGCAGCATTCAAGAGATTTGTAGGTCGTCGTGGACGAAGGGAAAAATTATTCAGTGATTGTGGTACAAATTTCGTGAGTGCAGATGCTGAATCGAAACGTCATTCTAAGTCAGCATCAAAGGAAGCTAAAGATCTTGCCACTCTTTTAGCGAGAGATGGCACAAATTGGGGTTTTACACCACCTGGGTCACCACATTCGAGTGGTAAATGGGAATCAGTTGTCAGGTCAGCTAAACATCACTTTAAGAGAGTCATTGGTGATCACAAGTTCACGTACGAACATTTTCGTACGTTTTTGACACAAGTTGAGTGTTTGCTCAACTCGAGACCTTCGTTCCCAATGACTGATGATCCTGAGGATCTTCAGGCGTTAACACCTGGTCATTTCTTGGTTGGTGAACTACAGAATGCAGTACCTAAGCCATCTGTTTTGGATGTACCTGACAATCGTCTCAACAAGTAG